A stretch of DNA from Aspergillus flavus chromosome 3, complete sequence:
AATCGCACCACCGATACTACCCACCCAGCCTAACAGCGCAAGCATAGATGCGTAGTCGTTATGTTCTGATGCGGTGGTGACGGCTGTTTGCTCGAGGGCGATGATCGTCCCTGTTCCCAGACCAATGAGGACCTCACAAAGACATATGTATCCGATGCTATGACCGGGAGATCTGAAATAGATCATTAACCCGATGGCGAGGAGGTAGACAGGGATTGCGCAGAGGAGGAGCCATTTGAAGCGGCCAGTCCAGCGGACTAGGAAGCCTACTCCCACTAGCCAGAGGGGGGAGATTAGGTTTGAAATTGCGACTACGTAGCCTGCTTCTGTTAGGGAGACGTGGTAGACGACCTgcaggaaggaggtgaagtAGCTGGCCCAGCAATCTGCGGCAATGACATAGGTTAGGTTCAGGAGACAGGTGAATGTCACGGTGCGTGATATGAGGAGGTTGTATGGGACTAGGGGCTTTGAGGCGAAGAAGCGCTCGTATGCGGCGAAGGCTATGATTGTCACTCCGCCGATGACTATCATGCAGATTATATGTGTGGAATGCCATTTCTGGGGCTGGGAGCCTGCGAGTGCGAATGctaggaggaagagggagaagcCGGCGATTAGGAGGAGGATTCCGATTATGTCGAATTCGATGATGTAGTAGTGGATGCTCTCTGCTAGGGAGCGTTCTTCGTGGACGGGTGCTAGTGTTTCTGACTCTtgggcttttcttttggccaACTCCCAGATTATGATCAGTGGGACGGTGACCACGGGCAGGAGGATGGCAATGGTGCCGTAGGCCCAGCGCCAGTTGACTTCGTTGAAGGATGCAGAGAGTGGCGCTCCGGCAAAAGCCATGATGATGTATGGCGATGAGGTGAAGGCAAACGCGAGGGCTCGATCCTGTGCCGTGGAGGTATCTGCGGTCAACACGTCTAGCGAGAATATAAGGCCGGTAAGGCCGACGGTGATAAATGCCTATAGCTGCAATTAGTACGATAGGGTCAAATGACATAGGAGGCATATACCTGTGCAACGCAATAGATGGTGATATTGTGGCAACACGCCATGACGATAAGGCCAATGATCGAAACGACGAGCATGAGACTCAGCGCAATGGTGCGGTCCCACAGATTCAGAAGCTTGGCAATTGGCATAGTGCATGCCGCGCTCATGATACTAACGACGATTTGAATCACAGGAAGTAGCGAATGATTGCTGAAATCACTAGTGATATACGGGGCTAGATTGCTGGTCAGGCTTCCATTGAGCGCTCGTACAAAGTACATGAGCCACATGCTACAAGAGGTCAGCACATTTGTCTCAGGGCATTTTATATCATAGTGTGAACTAACCAGATATACACCTGGATCAAAGTGTTTTTGGACCATGACTTAGTCACGGCTTCTGCGATACGCACACCATTTTGTTGTTCCGACGTTGGGTCCTGAGGCCCTGTCGCAGTAGGGACCTCGGTAGTTGAAGGCGTAACCTTTTCAAGCATCCTCGTGCGGTGGATGAAGTCTGGGATTTGAAATGGAGTTTCTTGATGGAATCAAGCAATCCGGAATGGGGGTTTAATACTACTTGTAGGCAGCCTATGTTGGAATACAGAACTGTTGCCAAACCCAATTCAGCGCTGGATACTAGGTAGAGCCCATTATTTACGTAAGGATTATGAGACACGTAAAGATCAGGGAATCAAATACCCTAGCAAGGATTCTATGTAGAGTCTCATAGGCTACCGCGATCACTAGTGAACACATAGTATAACTGATATGATCAGGCATCTTATCTTTAGTGGTCGGATGTAACTCAAAATGGCATTGGGTTACATCGGGCTGCTACAAGACCGACTAATTAAGTAATAAACGCCCACTAGTGCGCAGAGATTAGATTGATAATCTTATCTATGCTTTTTCCCCTTTGGCTTTAGGGTATGCAGCCGAAAAGATCAGGCCATCAGTCCAACAACCGGTCCAGCCTTTGATCTCAGAGGATATCTTCGAACTTCAGTGCTGTGTAATAGGGTAGTAAGGCCATAGCATCATGCAGCTACACAAGTATTGCTCTATGCTTGTAAACTGATATCTCCATCACCGAGGTCGTCTATTTCGGTGAGTTACTCTAGTCCGGCTGTCTGCTTTCGGGTTACGGGCTCAAATAATTTGGCAATCGTATTACGTACAGCAATCTGCATATTACCAAATCCTTCCCTTTGTTTCGGAAAGTCAAAGTATGCTAGCTCCTGCCCTTGCCATGAACCTGCTATGTATGTCTCTTAATCCCTGCATGCTCTCGGAGCTAACCGTGGGCAGCCTCGGTCAGCAACCCACGTTGGAAATAGTCTGACGCCAGCAAAGCGCCGACACCGCTTCATTAAAGCTTATGGTTAATCTGATAGTAAAGTCTCACGTCCACAATTTAGACACTAGGTCAAATTAAAAGCCTAGATGACTACGGCTAATACCTTGCAGGGATCTTAAACGTTGCCTGTATAAAGACAGAGTTAAGTAGTATTAGTTAAGCTTGAGTGTTGACGACCATGTGCAAAATATTGATTGCAGTACTAATATAAAGGGAAGATTGTTAGAGACCCTCGACATAGAACAATATGATTAATGTAACAATACCTAGACCATGAACGAGGGATACCAAAGCACGGATGCAGCTCGTAGATTGGACAATAATCTTCACAGCCTTTTGTTCGTTGTCCTCTCTGCTTGGTGGATTCTAGGCCTGCGCGCAAAATATTGCTGCACAggaatagatatatatacgcACCTCTACGTAGGTGATATTTCGAATGCGCATTAGTTATGCCCACCTTTCCCGGGCAAGTTATAAGTGGAGAGACGATTTACTTCCGGATCAAGCACGACCCGAATAAACGTTAATCATCTTAATTTTCTAGCAGTATGAGCAAGCGCCCCGGGACAGAATTGACATCGAGATGGTAGCCCTAAGTGTAAATAGCGTCTTATTATCTTAGGTCCAAGTTGCTCTCCATGTCCATCTTTTCCAAACTTGGTTCTATGTCCCTTTTCTTATTGTTCCTTTCGCACGTTAATCCTCATATGGACGAAGTATTGGTAATAGGCTTCAATACAGACGACACCCCACGTGGAGATAGATTGGCTGAATACTAGTCTATCAAATAAGAGCAAATTATTACAGGGACCACCTTGTCGGCACCTCGGAGCCTCGTACAACACCAGCGATCATCAGAGGTGCGATCATTCAACGGCCCCGCACGATTGACTCGGCCTCAATAGCTGATACACTTTGAGCTGCCTCGGAAGGCGGCCTCGGTATTAATGAACCTACCCCACATCTTGGCCTTGAGTTGCGGTCCGAGCGCTTCCTATATTAGCATACAAGGTGCTGGAAAGAAGGTCAGAGGAGTCCAGGTTGTTCAAAACAGCCAACAACATGCCCTTCTCATCCGAAGCCGACTTCGACAGCGTAGGTGTACCCTTTCACTCCTGGAACTCCCCTATTCAGTTCCTACTGACTAGTGAAGGCACTCGCAAGCGTCCGGACATCATTTGCGCGTGGTAAAACCAAGGACAAAAAATGGCGCAAGCGGCAATTGCAGCAGGCATGGTGGATGATCGAGGACAACAAAGAGCGCATGCAGGAGGCGCTGCACAAGGACCTGAACAAGCACCCCCAAGAGACGATGCCATTCGAGATAGCGGAATGCCACGCTGATATCCTGCACAAGTTGGAGCATCTCGACGAGTGGACACGAGACGTGAAACCGGAACGGACCAACCCTCTCAACTTCCTGGGCGGTGCAACGGTTCGCAAGGAACCCAAGGGGGTAGCTTTGATCATTGGGGCATGGAACTTCCCCTATCTTCTCCTATTGACTCCCCTGTTCGACGCCATCGCAGCGGGATGTGCTATCATCGTGAAGCCGTCGGATGTTGCTACTGCGTGCCAGGACTTGTTGATGGAGATTATCCCGAAATATTTGGACACCGATGCCATCCGATGTATCTCAGCGGGAGCCAAGGAGATGGGCTACATCCTGGAGCACCGTTTCGACCATATCTTCTATACGGGATCTGCAGCCGTGGCTAAGTTCAttactgctgctgcagccAAGCATTTGACGCCCGTCACGCTGGAGCTGGGAGGACAAGGTCCGGCCATCGTTTGTCCATCGGCAGATATTGAACTCGCCGCCAAGCGTATTGCAGCAACCAAATTTATGAATGCCGGTCAGGTAAGGCCCTCACCATCCCTCTTTTGTTGCTCATTTCATCGTTTGGCTTTGCGTCGGTAACAGAGAAGGGAGCTAAGTGCATGTATTTCAATCAGATATGCCTGAATGTTAACCATGTCTTTGTCCATCCATCTGTGCGTCGCGAATTTGTCGATCATCTCATGCATTATTTCGACATATTCCTCGGCGGGGCCCCAGAGCTGTTACCAAAATACTACTCTCACATCATCAACGAACGCAATTTCGATCGTCTCGAGCGGCTGTTACAGAATACCTCCGGCAACGTTGTCTACAGTGGACAACGAAACAGAGATGATCTCTCCTTCAGCCCCACTATCGTGACCGACATTGAAATCGGAGACAGTCTCCTCTCAGAAGAGCTCTTCGGTCCTATATTACCAATCATCGATGCGGATCTGGACACCGCGATATCCGTGATCAACAGCATGGATCATCCGCTGGCCATCTACGGTTTCAGCAAGTCACAGGAAGATAAGGACCGAATCCTAGCCGAGACGTTATCCGGGGGTGTGACGTTCAATGACTGCATGCTTCACGTAGCTGCAAAGGGTGCCCCATTCGGCGGTGTTGGCAATTCCGGCATGGGCAAGTATCATGGTCCATATGGTTTCCTAGAATTCACGCACCTGCGCACCCACATTGATCCTCCCACGtggatggagaagctcatgGGAGCACGCTATCCACCATACACGTCCGACAAGCTCCGCAAGCTGTACAAGCCCACCAAGGCGCCCTTCGACCGACAAGGTAATAAGTTGCGTTGGACAAGGGGTTGGCTGTATGTACTTGCCTTTGCCGTTGCCGGCTCAGTGGCTGCGCGGACAGGGCTCTTCAATGCGTTGGTTAGCTCTGGCTTATTGGCGCGCTAGGTATTTATTCCGAACCTAGTCGGCATTGAACCTGTCCCTGAGTAGAGTTCTGGTGCTTAGGATCCCGACAGATCGTTCCTTGTAAGACATATAGGATGAGCTGGTCTATATCtgtatagctatttaattatgAATTTCATTACGTTTACATCATTACCCTGGTCGGCGAAGATTGTAAATATTATTACCGTCTTCACTACATTTAGCTTAAAGGGTCACCCATTACGTTCAGTTCATCCATCTACATCATTTGTGGAATACCTACGTAGGCAGTTCATGCAAAACCTCCAAGTCCTACTGTCAAATTACTACACAGTTTCTATCACCAAGGTAGCCAAGATGCTTCCGCTCCCGCACTGATCCATGTCATAATATATCGCCCTCATACTATGCCCCAGAACGGAACACTGGGACTTTAGAGTCTATGTCCAGATCAAAATAGCACTCATCCCGCGGTATTAACTGTCAGTCACCTGATGAGTCACCTGACGCAGTCATATATGGCTTCCCAGATAGTTGAATGATACAACAACAATCATCTACCTCGCAGTCCTCCAGCTCTATCATTAACCAATGCCAGAACTGACAACCCACATGAAAAACGGCATTTCTGAGATATATGAAAAGGCTCTCGGGCAGGAATCCCAACGAGGCATGTGCGAACCCGCGGTCCGCGGTCCGCGGTTCTGAGTTAATCCCGAGCCAGAGGAGGGATTATAGTGTGCGAAGTAGATGTCTAGTTAAATACCCCATGAACAGCCtcttataatatcttttaacTGTGTACCAATCCAATAATTAACCGGCGAACTAACCACCCATTACAGCGCCGGGCATCTTAACTTCCAAAACCTGTGCTCTCTGGCATGGCAGTCCTTAATATCAAGAATAGGCCCAGTACAAGCTGATGGTTGACACGAGGGGAGCGGTTAGAAACAGTTGAGAGCCATGGGTGTCTTCTAACCAACTATTTAACTACGAGGGATGTGGGATCGATTTTCAGCGAGGGATGGATCGCGGATCTAGAACTATTTCAAGGGTAGCAAGCAGAGAAACTGGACTAGAGTGGTATTCACAATCAATTAGCCTTATCTGTCAAGATTCATCAATTCCTCTCCATTTGCTGGCGTATGTATCATGTTCAACACGAAGATTCTTTAGCCTCTCTCACTCTCAAAGCCTGACCACACGTCAGATTGTATAACCTTTCGTGGCAAGTGGAGTGTCGGACGTCTGGACTCATATCTACACACGTAAAAAGAACTCCTAAGTCTCTATTGAAATCGGAATGTCGTAAGTGAGGATGAAATACTAGGGCAATTGAAGAACAGAGACAAAAGTCCTACTCAGTCGACACCTGTAACTAGGATAGATTATATCGATATAAATGCAATCCAACGCCTAATATACAAGAACACAAGCCCTCAATTCAACCCAGTTATGAGCATCAACAAAACCCCATACAAAATCACCCAAATCCATCCCCAATAAAAACCCCTCAAACAAACCCCCCAAAAACAGAACTAACAACCAGCCACCCTACAACCCAAATTGACACCCTAGAAACCTCCCTCCCAGTAACAACCCCAGCCATACTCTTCCCCGTCTCCTCCACCGCACCCCCAGTACTTGTCCCCGACCCCGTCgccttccccttccccgtTTCCTTCCCAGTAGCAGACCCAGTCTCCTTCACCCCAATCCCACTCCCCGTAGGAGAACCAGTAGCACTAGCACTCGTATTCCCAAAGCACCAAACATCCCCCCAGTCAACCTTGGCATCGTACAAACAGTCCGTGAGATCCTGGACGGACTGCCCTACCGCGAGACAGTAGATTGCGCAGTCGTTGTCGTACGCCGAGACTGGCGCGTTGTTGCAGCATTTTGAGAGGAGTTTGGTGTATTGGTCTTTGTAGGGGACTGCGCAGGCGGCGTCTTGAACGGGGATTTCGTATTGGGTGGGGGTATTGCAGGTTTGGAtgcttgctgctgctgctgttgttgttgttgttgttgttgtttgggtGGGCATGGTTGTGGTTTATGGTGTTGGGTtagggtttgggtttggtaTGTGTTTGTTTGAGTTGTCGGTTGATGGTCGGGTTTGTGGTATGATTATGTTTATAGGTAAGTGTTAACTTATAGAATGAGATAGTAAAAGGGGTAATGAGTGttttatataagaaataatattCGGCATTGACCATCAACTGCCTGATGTCTTGCGGGTTAAATTAGGGTATATGCTGTACATAGATCGGACCGGCTAAAAATAGTCGGCCGGATTCTGGGCGATGCAGTCCCATGTCCGCGGACTCCGACTGGAATCTGAATTTTACCCCTGAAAATTATAGGAATGGTTTATTCATTCAGTGAGATATAACCCGTCTATTCATAGCTTGTGGTAATTTGATGTTGTTAAGTTGATATGGAACTCATGATTTA
This window harbors:
- a CDS encoding putative MFS siderophore iron transporter produces the protein MLEKVTPSTTEVPTATGPQDPTSEQQNGVRIAEAVTKSWSKNTLIQVYICMWLMYFVRALNGSLTSNLAPYITSDFSNHSLLPVIQIVVSIMSAACTMPIAKLLNLWDRTIALSLMLVVSIIGLIVMACCHNITIYCVAQAFITVGLTGLIFSLDVLTADTSTAQDRALAFAFTSSPYIIMAFAGAPLSASFNEVNWRWAYGTIAILLPVVTVPLIIIWELAKRKAQESETLAPVHEERSLAESIHYYIIEFDIIGILLLIAGFSLFLLAFALAGSQPQKWHSTHIICMIVIGGVTIIAFAAYERFFASKPLVPYNLLISRTVTFTCLLNLTYVIAADCWASYFTSFLQVVYHVSLTEAGYVVAISNLISPLWLVGVGFLVRWTGRFKWLLLCAIPVYLLAIGLMIYFRSPGHSIGYICLCEVLIGLGTGTIIALEQTAVTTASEHNDYASMLALLGWVGSIGGAIGNSISGAIWTNTLPQKLREYLPDEMKSQWKEINDSLYVQLSYEVGSPTRVAIEKAYAVSQRNMLIAGIAFMALTIVWVVGIKDVRVKGRDDKGRVLF
- a CDS encoding putative aldehyde dehydrogenase; translation: MPFSSEADFDSALASVRTSFARGKTKDKKWRKRQLQQAWWMIEDNKERMQEALHKDLNKHPQETMPFEIAECHADILHKLEHLDEWTRDVKPERTNPLNFLGGATVRKEPKGVALIIGAWNFPYLLLLTPLFDAIAAGCAIIVKPSDVATACQDLLMEIIPKYLDTDAIRCISAGAKEMGYILEHRFDHIFYTGSAAVAKFITAAAAKHLTPVTLELGGQGPAIVCPSADIELAAKRIAATKFMNAGQICLNVNHVFVHPSVRREFVDHLMHYFDIFLGGAPELLPKYYSHIINERNFDRLERLLQNTSGNVVYSGQRNRDDLSFSPTIVTDIEIGDSLLSEELFGPILPIIDADLDTAISVINSMDHPLAIYGFSKSQEDKDRILAETLSGGVTFNDCMLHVAAKGAPFGGVGNSGMGKYHGPYGFLEFTHLRTHIDPPTWMEKLMGARYPPYTSDKLRKLYKPTKAPFDRQGNKLRWTRGWLYVLAFAVAGSVAARTGLFNALVSSGLLAR